The following are encoded in a window of Butyrivibrio sp. AE3004 genomic DNA:
- a CDS encoding response regulator: MNHKKSLATRIWIVVLLAVILSTGSFCVVALYQTNTAIIRSTRQRMLDIVNCAAGSIDGDTLERLTKDSVNNPGYRRVYNALAVFRDNIEADSVYGIKAEDDGRFTFTIDPSLEEPGEFGEEVIKTDALVKASKGISAVDLVPYTDRWGTFYSAYSPVHNSSGEIVGIVAVDFSIDWYEGQLKEQVRRTLLLFLIVLGIVLLMIGSLCYILIRAITLPMKQITDTAQLYQNGDFSKKLEIDREDELGVLSRALQSMATALTEQIREADEANRAKSNFLANMSHEIRTPINAVLGMNEMILRESADPEIRLYSENVKTAGSTLLGIINDILDFSKIEAGKLELIPEKYDLSSVLNDLVNMVSPRVDAKGLELVLDFDPDTPKQLYGDAVRIKQIITNILTNAAKYTEQGSIVFHVGFSKTDNDPENVLLDVAVKDTGIGIREADVKKLFSEFERIEEKRNRNIEGTGLGMNITKNLLEMMGATLEVESIYGEGSNFHFSLKQKIVGNEVLGDYASSYGENHDKSEEYREKFTAPGAIVLVVDDNDMNLVVFKNLIKQTLIMVDTADSGDKALEMMRVKKYDIIFLDHMMPDKDGIMTLQEMKQEEDNPNLNTPTICLTANAISGARDEYIAAGFSDYLTKPIDTDSLDLMLMKHLPEELIEIVHSDLDDANLLVHGPRLVYKKLSLLIDQKLIDIDSGLNYCGRADVYLDLLKAFYNLADENIEELDWLYSNEDFENYSIKADVIKTSARIIGAIKLGEDAYRLEAAGKNGDYAYINRHHESFIKKYMDYKNLIAALNI; the protein is encoded by the coding sequence ATGAACCACAAAAAAAGTCTGGCAACAAGAATATGGATTGTTGTTTTGTTGGCGGTAATTCTTTCCACCGGCTCTTTTTGTGTTGTCGCTCTTTATCAGACTAATACCGCCATAATCAGATCCACAAGACAAAGAATGCTTGATATTGTTAATTGCGCTGCCGGTTCAATAGACGGGGATACGCTTGAGCGTCTTACAAAAGACAGTGTGAACAATCCCGGCTACCGAAGAGTTTATAATGCCCTTGCTGTTTTTCGTGATAACATAGAAGCTGATTCTGTGTATGGAATTAAGGCGGAAGATGACGGCCGTTTTACCTTTACCATCGATCCTTCACTGGAAGAACCTGGAGAATTTGGCGAAGAGGTTATAAAGACAGATGCTCTGGTAAAAGCAAGTAAGGGAATCAGTGCCGTGGATTTAGTGCCATATACAGATCGTTGGGGAACTTTTTACAGTGCCTACAGTCCCGTGCACAATTCATCAGGAGAGATAGTTGGTATTGTGGCCGTTGATTTTAGTATAGATTGGTACGAAGGGCAGCTAAAGGAACAGGTGCGTCGTACACTTTTGCTTTTCCTTATAGTACTTGGAATTGTGCTTCTGATGATAGGAAGTCTTTGTTATATACTGATAAGGGCTATAACATTGCCAATGAAGCAGATTACGGATACCGCGCAGCTTTATCAGAATGGAGATTTCAGCAAAAAGCTTGAGATTGACAGAGAGGACGAGCTTGGCGTTTTATCAAGAGCGCTGCAATCAATGGCGACGGCTCTAACGGAGCAGATAAGAGAGGCAGATGAGGCTAACCGTGCAAAGAGTAATTTCCTTGCCAATATGTCTCACGAAATTCGTACGCCAATTAATGCAGTTCTGGGAATGAATGAGATGATACTCAGAGAGTCCGCAGACCCTGAGATTAGATTATACTCTGAAAATGTCAAAACAGCCGGTTCAACGCTACTTGGCATTATCAATGATATTCTTGATTTTTCCAAAATTGAAGCAGGTAAGCTAGAGCTTATCCCTGAAAAATACGACCTATCATCCGTTCTAAATGATTTAGTGAACATGGTTAGTCCAAGAGTTGATGCCAAGGGATTGGAGCTTGTTCTGGATTTTGATCCTGATACACCAAAGCAATTATATGGGGATGCAGTTCGTATCAAACAGATTATTACAAATATACTTACCAATGCTGCCAAGTATACTGAACAGGGCAGTATCGTTTTCCATGTGGGATTTTCAAAAACAGATAATGATCCCGAAAATGTGCTTCTTGATGTAGCTGTTAAGGATACCGGTATCGGCATCAGGGAAGCTGATGTAAAAAAGCTGTTCTCAGAGTTTGAGAGAATTGAAGAAAAAAGAAATCGCAATATAGAGGGGACAGGTCTTGGTATGAATATTACCAAGAATCTTCTTGAAATGATGGGGGCTACCCTTGAAGTGGAAAGTATTTATGGAGAGGGGTCCAACTTCCATTTTTCATTAAAACAGAAGATTGTAGGTAATGAGGTGCTTGGAGATTACGCATCCTCATATGGGGAAAATCATGATAAATCAGAAGAATACAGAGAAAAATTCACCGCCCCCGGAGCAATAGTACTTGTAGTTGACGATAATGATATGAATCTGGTGGTTTTTAAAAATCTGATCAAACAGACCCTTATTATGGTCGATACCGCTGATAGTGGAGACAAAGCCCTGGAAATGATGAGGGTGAAAAAGTATGATATCATTTTCCTTGATCACATGATGCCTGATAAAGATGGAATCATGACACTGCAGGAGATGAAACAGGAAGAGGATAATCCTAATCTTAATACACCGACAATCTGTCTTACTGCCAATGCTATCTCCGGTGCCAGAGATGAATACATTGCAGCAGGTTTTTCTGACTATCTTACGAAACCTATAGATACGGATAGTCTTGATCTGATGCTTATGAAACACCTTCCGGAAGAGCTTATTGAGATAGTCCATAGTGATTTAGATGATGCCAATTTGCTTGTCCACGGTCCACGACTTGTATATAAAAAGCTGTCATTGTTAATTGATCAGAAGCTTATAGACATAGACAGTGGCTTGAATTACTGTGGCCGGGCTGATGTATATCTGGACTTACTAAAGGCTTTTTATAATCTGGCTGATGAAAATATTGAAGAACTTGATTGGCTCTATTCCAATGAAGACTTTGAGAATTACTCAATAAAGGCAGATGTTATTAAAACATCTGCCAGAATAATCGGTGCAATCAAGCTCGGGGAAGATGCATATAGGCTTGAAGCTGCCGGCAAGAACGGAGATTATGCTTATATCAACAGACACCACGAGAGCTTTATAAAAAAATACATGGATTACAAAAATCTGATTGCTGCGCTTAATATTTAA
- a CDS encoding fibronectin type III domain-containing protein, with translation MLKRLKKSFCVVLLFFFILILSVQNSRAYSTYPDEDFDTDKYFSAETTKEVIDILMKARATHQETVVIRANPSKVTIENPKEGWIDLDSSIYNYFHYGYCGGLFNAMDYDVFSGPGCEGRKADKSAEGYNFYKIVFTYHDNDDELAKADQKLKQIMADSKATTDAEKLKYLYQWMKQNVPEGKDSETGYPRNCNGIYGCLFGDGTGYCCSTYACTIQRFCELTGINSYIIGGAYMYGEVSHAFNVVELNEKWYVIDYAFDDFLEGMDSINSSSTHKELINKYMPGYTFAKEDFFPKERIPITEDMVTLEKTEYTYCDDPINPKVNVTMNGNSLTAYSDYTLTYSNNYNAGFALVTVTGINDYTGSVTKEFKIVPKSLDNVIVSMPKTLFICNGKPIEPILILTDTNNCLLSLDKDYLLSYTNNVDVGTATVIATGCGNYTGTISRNFTICEDPSAKSESESESKELSEEKTEQIDKKQKSSSITKLDSGKKSVKISWKKQSKDIKGYEIQYSLDKKFKKNVKTISVNSEKVTSKNIKKLKSGKKYYIRIRTFKKSGKNKIYSKWSSAKSVKVL, from the coding sequence ATGCTCAAAAGGCTGAAGAAATCATTCTGTGTTGTTCTTTTATTCTTTTTTATTCTCATTTTATCGGTACAAAATAGTAGAGCGTATTCAACATATCCGGATGAGGATTTTGATACAGACAAATATTTCAGTGCTGAAACTACCAAAGAGGTAATTGATATTCTAATGAAAGCAAGGGCAACGCATCAAGAAACTGTTGTTATCCGTGCTAATCCATCCAAGGTTACAATAGAGAACCCCAAAGAGGGGTGGATTGATCTTGACAGTTCTATCTATAACTATTTCCATTATGGATATTGCGGTGGCTTGTTTAACGCTATGGATTATGATGTATTCAGTGGTCCGGGCTGCGAGGGGAGAAAGGCGGACAAATCTGCAGAAGGCTACAATTTTTATAAAATAGTGTTTACCTATCATGATAATGATGATGAGCTTGCCAAAGCAGATCAGAAATTAAAGCAGATTATGGCAGATAGCAAAGCCACAACAGATGCTGAAAAATTAAAATACCTTTATCAGTGGATGAAGCAAAATGTACCTGAGGGAAAGGATTCTGAAACAGGTTATCCGAGAAATTGTAACGGAATATACGGATGTTTATTTGGCGACGGAACGGGTTATTGCTGTTCAACCTATGCCTGCACTATTCAACGATTCTGTGAACTAACCGGAATAAATTCATATATAATTGGCGGAGCTTATATGTATGGCGAAGTAAGCCACGCATTTAATGTGGTTGAACTGAATGAAAAATGGTATGTGATTGACTATGCTTTTGATGATTTCCTCGAGGGAATGGATTCTATCAATAGTAGCAGTACCCATAAAGAGCTTATAAATAAGTATATGCCTGGATATACATTTGCCAAAGAGGATTTTTTTCCTAAGGAACGTATACCTATTACCGAGGACATGGTTACATTAGAAAAAACAGAATACACATATTGTGATGATCCGATAAACCCTAAAGTAAATGTTACTATGAATGGTAATTCTCTTACTGCTTATTCTGACTATACTTTAACATATTCAAATAATTATAATGCCGGATTTGCTTTAGTGACAGTTACAGGAATAAATGATTATACGGGTTCTGTTACTAAAGAATTTAAGATAGTACCCAAATCACTTGACAACGTGATTGTATCTATGCCAAAAACATTATTTATTTGTAATGGAAAACCGATAGAACCGATTCTAATACTAACAGATACAAATAATTGCTTACTATCGTTAGATAAGGATTACTTGTTATCCTATACAAATAATGTTGATGTAGGAACAGCAACAGTGATAGCGACCGGTTGCGGAAATTATACCGGTACAATATCCCGAAATTTCACTATTTGCGAAGATCCTTCTGCTAAATCCGAGTCTGAGAGCGAATCAAAGGAATTATCCGAAGAAAAGACTGAGCAGATAGATAAAAAACAGAAGAGCAGCAGCATAACTAAATTAGATTCCGGTAAGAAATCCGTTAAAATTTCATGGAAGAAGCAGTCTAAAGACATTAAAGGATATGAAATTCAATATAGTCTTGATAAAAAGTTTAAGAAAAATGTAAAGACGATTTCTGTTAATTCAGAGAAAGTTACATCGAAAAATATTAAAAAACTCAAATCAGGGAAGAAGTACTATATACGCATCAGAACCTTTAAGAAATCCGGAAAAAACAAGATTTATTCCAAGTGGAGCAGCGCAAAGAGTGTTAAAGTACTCTGA
- a CDS encoding helix-turn-helix domain-containing protein: protein MTASSNLTFAFTREQLAQYICSERSSVCRELGRMQDEGLVRVNGNIITLIH from the coding sequence CTGACAGCTTCCTCAAATCTCACTTTTGCATTTACCAGGGAACAGCTCGCACAGTACATCTGCTCTGAGCGTTCCAGTGTCTGTCGTGAGCTTGGAAGAATGCAGGATGAAGGCCTGGTCAGAGTGAATGGTAATATTATTACCCTTATTCATTGA
- a CDS encoding ABC transporter permease, translating into MSKKDKRMGMPQKRKKDTLDLLFMSLPAFIWFILFAYLPLFGVVFAFKHFTPIAGQSLFKNLFINSRFVGLKNFSFLLRSSDMPQIIFNTLFYNVIFLIVGIALPVLLAICLSEIHSKRFSGFVQMTTVLPYFMSWVVVSYCVYGFLATDEGQLNHILKLFGVTAIQWYQSPVYWRFILIITELWKSTGYAMIIYLCSITAIDRSLYESASLDGARFFDRVRYITLPLLKPTIATILILRMGSLLTSDFGLFYQVPLDSNSLQPVTQTLDVYVYKALMKQANFSFSSAAAFLQSAVGCILLLIANTIIKKIDKDSSLG; encoded by the coding sequence ATGTCTAAAAAGGATAAAAGAATGGGAATGCCCCAAAAAAGAAAAAAGGATACGTTAGATCTGCTATTTATGTCTCTTCCCGCATTCATATGGTTCATTCTGTTTGCATATCTACCCTTGTTTGGAGTTGTATTTGCCTTCAAACATTTTACGCCTATAGCAGGACAGTCACTGTTTAAAAATCTGTTTATAAACAGTCGCTTTGTGGGACTTAAGAATTTTTCATTCCTTCTCAGGTCTTCGGATATGCCGCAGATTATTTTTAACACATTGTTTTACAATGTTATTTTCCTGATTGTCGGAATTGCTCTTCCTGTACTGCTGGCAATCTGCCTGTCAGAGATACACAGTAAAAGATTTTCCGGATTTGTTCAGATGACTACGGTTCTTCCCTATTTTATGTCATGGGTAGTCGTAAGCTACTGCGTTTACGGATTCCTTGCAACTGATGAGGGACAGCTGAATCATATCCTGAAATTGTTTGGAGTAACAGCGATTCAATGGTATCAGTCGCCTGTTTACTGGCGTTTCATCCTGATAATTACCGAGCTTTGGAAATCAACCGGTTACGCCATGATAATATATCTTTGCTCAATCACAGCTATAGACCGTTCGCTGTACGAAAGTGCATCGCTTGACGGAGCTCGCTTTTTTGACAGGGTAAGATACATAACCTTGCCGCTACTTAAGCCAACCATCGCAACAATCCTGATACTAAGGATGGGTAGCCTTCTGACATCGGATTTTGGATTGTTTTACCAGGTTCCCCTTGATTCAAACTCCCTTCAACCAGTAACTCAGACTCTGGATGTTTACGTTTACAAAGCGCTCATGAAACAGGCAAACTTTAGCTTTTCATCAGCGGCTGCATTTCTCCAGAGCGCTGTGGGATGCATACTTTTGCTAATAGCGAACACCATAATAAAAAAGATTGACAAAGACAGTAGTCTTGGTTGA
- a CDS encoding ABC transporter substrate-binding protein, which translates to MMILAGCAKKQDSGSEGIVNLRWVTYSGGSIPLDAKKVIAAANKVSAEKIRVTVDLEFQPSDKINLMMASGEYYDMVFTSSWVNDFDKNASAGCFLDITDLVEKETPELYKTIGKYWECAKINDRIYGIPTLKDMGAEEMFRMNSDYFEGQKGMIIPERMTFGELEPYLEAYKKDFPDKYPLAMDKSGFPGYLNCVERIVDGIIVIPYDTEDGDVKAVPLWECDELTNKYRTLHRWYTKGYIHPDAATIQSTSADKSIPVRGGVAWRGYQGYSNPEQWGFNVKTSIYEGPYLSRSSEQGAMFSICAACPEEKAVACLKYMELLNTDQKFRDILGYGIEGTHFEYLENGTVLRLQEGSDRYNLGLYQTGSSVNASVESVSRTFLADPDQWAQVYKGYDEEGIYSKANGFAYNPGSNEDIITAIRAIYSDYSTELCTGTSDPDVVLPQMKKRMEAAGINELLDDVNRQLDIWESKNQ; encoded by the coding sequence ATGATGATTCTGGCAGGCTGCGCTAAAAAGCAAGATTCGGGATCGGAAGGTATAGTCAATCTGCGCTGGGTTACTTACAGTGGTGGAAGTATTCCTCTGGATGCCAAAAAAGTAATCGCTGCAGCCAATAAAGTATCTGCGGAAAAAATCAGAGTAACTGTAGACCTCGAATTTCAGCCAAGTGATAAGATCAATCTGATGATGGCTTCAGGTGAGTACTATGATATGGTATTTACCAGCTCATGGGTGAATGACTTCGATAAAAATGCGTCAGCCGGTTGTTTTCTGGATATAACCGATCTGGTTGAAAAGGAAACACCCGAACTTTATAAGACCATCGGAAAATACTGGGAGTGTGCAAAGATAAACGATAGAATATACGGAATTCCGACGCTTAAGGACATGGGCGCTGAAGAAATGTTCAGAATGAATTCCGATTATTTTGAAGGGCAAAAGGGAATGATAATTCCCGAAAGGATGACCTTTGGCGAGCTGGAGCCATATCTTGAGGCTTATAAGAAGGATTTTCCAGATAAATATCCATTGGCCATGGACAAGTCAGGCTTCCCGGGGTACCTGAACTGTGTGGAAAGAATAGTAGACGGAATAATAGTAATTCCATACGACACAGAGGATGGAGATGTAAAAGCAGTACCTCTCTGGGAATGTGATGAACTCACAAATAAGTACAGAACTTTGCATAGGTGGTATACAAAAGGATATATACATCCGGATGCAGCAACAATCCAGTCAACATCGGCAGATAAATCAATACCCGTAAGAGGAGGTGTTGCCTGGAGAGGATATCAGGGATATTCAAATCCTGAACAATGGGGATTTAATGTAAAGACTTCGATTTATGAGGGCCCGTATCTGTCCAGGTCAAGTGAGCAGGGAGCCATGTTTTCCATATGCGCTGCATGTCCTGAAGAAAAAGCCGTAGCATGTCTTAAGTATATGGAGCTTCTTAACACTGACCAAAAGTTTAGGGATATCCTTGGCTATGGGATAGAAGGTACTCATTTTGAATACCTTGAAAATGGGACTGTATTAAGATTACAGGAAGGATCTGACAGATATAATTTAGGACTTTATCAGACGGGATCATCCGTAAATGCCTCTGTTGAGTCTGTAAGCCGGACATTTTTGGCAGACCCCGATCAATGGGCGCAGGTTTACAAAGGCTATGATGAGGAAGGTATTTACAGCAAAGCCAATGGTTTTGCCTATAATCCGGGGAGTAATGAGGATATCATAACCGCTATAAGAGCCATTTACAGTGATTACAGTACCGAGTTATGTACAGGAACAAGTGACCCCGATGTAGTTCTACCGCAGATGAAGAAGCGGATGGAAGCAGCCGGAATAAATGAGCTTCTTGATGATGTCAACAGGCAGCTTGATATCTGGGAATCAAAGAATCAGTGA
- a CDS encoding carbohydrate ABC transporter permease, translated as MENIVRPDDSAYSKRTNAIVTLLFLVLSIMVFLPILLVFIVSISTMESITNTGYSFFPKGLSLDAYRYLMGSGFYLARAFLNSVFITIAATIMGLFLMCPIAYAISRKDFRYRRFFLIFLMIPMLFSGGMVANYMINTQVLHLRNTYFALILPGLCSTWYILILRNYFQSAIPDSLIESASLDGCRHPQIFLLIVAPVAKPVIMTVAVLQMFTFWNSWYPALLYIDSNHTELYPLQYVLVNMERSIDAITKDAQYMSGMQANVAPAATIRMAMVVIVVLPVMILFPFFQKFLTTGMTVGAVKG; from the coding sequence GTGGAAAATATTGTTCGTCCGGATGACAGCGCGTATTCTAAGCGTACAAACGCTATTGTAACGCTACTTTTTTTGGTGCTATCAATTATGGTTTTTTTACCAATTTTACTCGTATTTATTGTTTCCATCTCTACAATGGAGAGCATTACTAATACGGGTTACAGTTTTTTTCCTAAGGGTCTGTCACTGGATGCTTATCGATACCTTATGGGATCCGGCTTCTATCTGGCAAGAGCTTTTCTCAATTCAGTCTTTATTACTATAGCCGCAACTATAATGGGACTTTTTCTGATGTGTCCGATAGCATATGCCATATCAAGAAAAGACTTTCGCTATAGACGATTTTTTCTGATATTTCTCATGATTCCCATGTTGTTTTCAGGCGGAATGGTCGCAAACTACATGATAAACACGCAGGTTCTGCATCTGCGTAACACCTATTTTGCACTGATACTACCCGGGCTGTGTTCTACCTGGTACATACTTATCCTTAGGAATTATTTCCAATCTGCAATTCCGGATTCGCTGATTGAATCTGCAAGTCTTGATGGCTGTCGCCATCCACAGATTTTTCTATTAATTGTAGCGCCTGTGGCAAAGCCGGTAATAATGACCGTCGCTGTTCTTCAGATGTTTACATTCTGGAACAGCTGGTATCCCGCACTTTTGTACATAGACAGTAATCACACAGAGCTATATCCGCTTCAGTATGTTCTTGTAAATATGGAGAGGAGTATAGATGCCATAACAAAGGATGCTCAGTACATGTCCGGAATGCAGGCAAATGTCGCTCCGGCAGCTACGATACGTATGGCAATGGTTGTCATAGTTGTATTGCCTGTTATGATACTGTTTCCGTTTTTCCAGAAATTTCTGACTACCGGAATGACTGTCGGTGCTGTGAAAGGATAA
- a CDS encoding glucose PTS transporter subunit IIA, translated as MKKHGIKLYLKTIGDIFIPLLPGVICAGLCGGVASIIAQAVPGYEKNEAWRFIYQILTLINTSVMTYLTAWAGYRATEQFGGTPILGGMLGMITAMDGINVISSVLGLYNSEVPLDSILRSGKGGVLAVIAGAVLIANVEKVIRSVMPRAVDVIFTPILTMFVCLVPYIVFIMPLFGYVSEGIIWLFGRACLSGNIFVRALSGYFAAAFFLPLVAMGMHHGLVALYSVQLQELGYITLYPALAMAGAGQVGAALAIWKKARKAGNKEFCSVIAGALPAGLMGVGEPLIYGVTLPLGIPFLTAGLGAGFGGAFIMLTQVASTGWGPSGLLGAFLMTAGQGGRARSVLFYLIALVISYVGGYVITNLFYGDKELNVEISPSEEQVAFWRSSTFARLCKKKPQLVRAGDALMELGGHGMANLAITAAADGETVPMKEIPDIIFSSGVIGRCIGIMPENGHIYAPCDGVIAEIADTNHAMTFRIEDGMEIILLIGIDTFTLSGEGLCPLVNVGEKVTAGQAVLEADLEKINNAGLSPIVITVMSNQM; from the coding sequence ATGAAAAAGCATGGGATTAAGCTTTATCTTAAAACCATAGGGGATATTTTCATTCCGCTTCTTCCCGGCGTCATCTGTGCCGGACTTTGTGGCGGAGTTGCATCCATCATAGCCCAAGCAGTCCCGGGTTATGAGAAAAACGAAGCATGGCGGTTTATATATCAGATTCTTACACTGATCAACACTTCAGTGATGACGTATCTGACTGCCTGGGCAGGTTATCGTGCCACTGAGCAGTTCGGCGGCACACCTATTCTTGGTGGTATGCTTGGAATGATCACAGCAATGGATGGGATTAACGTAATCTCTTCTGTACTCGGATTATATAATAGTGAAGTTCCGTTGGATTCCATCCTGAGAAGTGGAAAAGGAGGCGTGCTGGCAGTGATCGCCGGAGCGGTTCTGATCGCAAATGTGGAGAAGGTTATACGTTCGGTTATGCCACGTGCTGTTGATGTGATATTTACGCCTATCCTTACAATGTTCGTATGTCTGGTTCCCTATATTGTTTTTATCATGCCACTTTTTGGATATGTTTCCGAAGGTATAATATGGCTGTTTGGAAGAGCGTGTCTTTCCGGTAATATTTTTGTCAGAGCTTTATCCGGTTATTTTGCAGCAGCTTTTTTCCTGCCGCTTGTTGCTATGGGTATGCATCACGGACTTGTGGCTCTATACAGCGTTCAACTGCAGGAGCTTGGCTATATCACACTCTATCCGGCTCTTGCCATGGCAGGTGCGGGCCAGGTCGGAGCAGCATTAGCCATTTGGAAAAAGGCAAGAAAAGCAGGAAACAAGGAATTCTGCTCAGTGATCGCAGGTGCATTACCGGCAGGACTTATGGGTGTTGGTGAACCTCTTATTTACGGAGTTACCCTGCCACTTGGAATTCCTTTTCTTACAGCCGGTTTAGGCGCAGGTTTCGGCGGAGCATTCATTATGCTTACGCAGGTAGCCTCAACAGGTTGGGGACCGTCAGGTCTTCTTGGAGCGTTTTTGATGACTGCAGGACAGGGCGGCCGTGCAAGGAGCGTGCTGTTTTATCTGATAGCCCTTGTCATCAGCTATGTTGGAGGCTATGTCATTACAAATCTGTTTTATGGAGATAAGGAACTGAATGTTGAAATATCGCCTTCAGAAGAACAGGTTGCTTTTTGGCGCTCGTCTACATTTGCCCGTCTATGCAAAAAAAAGCCCCAGCTCGTCAGGGCAGGGGATGCTTTGATGGAACTCGGAGGACATGGTATGGCCAATCTTGCGATAACAGCAGCAGCGGATGGAGAAACAGTTCCCATGAAAGAAATACCGGACATCATTTTTTCGTCAGGAGTCATTGGCAGATGCATCGGTATCATGCCGGAAAATGGGCATATTTATGCACCTTGCGACGGTGTTATCGCTGAAATTGCCGATACCAACCATGCGATGACTTTCAGGATCGAAGATGGTATGGAAATCATCCTGCTCATTGGGATTGACACATTTACTCTCAGCGGCGAGGGACTTTGTCCTCTGGTTAATGTAGGAGAAAAAGTAACTGCAGGACAGGCAGTACTTGAGGCAGATCTTGAGAAAATAAATAATGCCGGCCTTTCTCCGATTGTCATTACGGTAATGAGTAACCAGATGTAG
- a CDS encoding PP2C family protein-serine/threonine phosphatase, whose amino-acid sequence MKKQKSILRGGIRQKIFSMMLITIILIITAYTIVFFYQTSRVEKLVNDTYEMQRQAYKEIGLQAQYQAIQSYAMESFKTQMFHARNVLLILIVIIVVAGLISAYSISGRIIDPLNTITRRVASLGIRHSKFKMEDVYRTGDEIEVLAEAFAKQSERTLLYIDKIKRVTAEKERIGAELEMASKIQASQLPRLFPPFPDRKEFSLYASMDPAKEVGGDFYDFFMIDDDHLGLVMADVSGKGVPAALLMMVTRVLIKSRLQSGSSPEETLESVNNQLCESNDEDFFVTMWVGVIQISTGKGIAVNAGHEHPALRRADGQYELIIYKHAMPVGTMEGLKFRQHEFEMNPGDSLFVYTDGVPEANNSQDELYGTERMLNALNTNPDAQPEEALSNISKDINRFVAGAEQFDDITMLLFTYHGENGKNNRNLEA is encoded by the coding sequence ATGAAAAAACAAAAAAGCATACTTAGAGGCGGTATCCGTCAAAAAATATTCAGTATGATGCTGATTACCATCATTCTGATCATAACGGCATATACGATAGTATTTTTTTATCAGACAAGCAGGGTTGAGAAGCTTGTAAACGATACTTATGAAATGCAGCGTCAGGCATATAAGGAGATAGGTCTTCAGGCACAATATCAGGCAATTCAAAGCTATGCAATGGAAAGCTTTAAAACGCAGATGTTCCATGCTCGAAATGTTCTGCTGATACTGATAGTAATCATTGTCGTTGCAGGACTAATTTCTGCATATTCCATTTCAGGGAGAATCATAGATCCTCTAAACACCATAACAAGGCGGGTGGCATCTCTGGGGATCCGGCACAGCAAGTTTAAAATGGAGGATGTTTACAGGACAGGGGATGAAATCGAGGTTCTGGCAGAAGCTTTTGCCAAGCAGTCTGAAAGAACGCTGCTCTACATTGACAAAATAAAAAGAGTTACAGCAGAAAAAGAGAGAATAGGCGCCGAACTGGAGATGGCAAGCAAAATTCAGGCAAGCCAGTTACCAAGGCTCTTTCCGCCTTTTCCTGACAGAAAAGAATTCAGTTTGTATGCAAGCATGGATCCGGCTAAGGAAGTCGGAGGAGATTTTTATGACTTTTTCATGATCGACGATGATCACCTGGGACTTGTAATGGCTGATGTTTCAGGCAAGGGAGTCCCGGCAGCATTACTTATGATGGTTACGAGGGTTCTGATAAAATCACGACTTCAAAGCGGAAGTAGCCCGGAGGAGACTCTTGAAAGTGTTAATAATCAGCTCTGCGAGAGTAATGATGAAGACTTTTTCGTAACTATGTGGGTCGGCGTAATTCAGATTTCAACCGGAAAGGGAATTGCAGTTAACGCAGGTCATGAACATCCGGCACTACGCAGAGCAGACGGACAGTATGAGCTTATAATATATAAGCACGCAATGCCCGTTGGCACCATGGAGGGACTTAAATTCAGGCAGCATGAATTTGAGATGAATCCCGGGGACAGCCTGTTTGTATATACAGATGGTGTCCCGGAAGCAAACAACTCACAAGATGAGCTTTACGGAACTGAGCGAATGCTGAATGCACTAAATACAAATCCTGATGCACAGCCTGAGGAGGCACTATCAAATATCAGTAAAGATATAAATCGATTTGTGGCAGGGGCAGAGCAGTTTGACGACATAACCATGCTTCTCTTTACTTATCATGGAGAGAACGGAAAAAACAATCGAAATCTGGAGGCCTAA